The following proteins are co-located in the Roseovarius arcticus genome:
- the coxB gene encoding cytochrome c oxidase subunit II: MRYISTLLAAMAAFTAFPALAQDKLEIVGKPTPGGIGFQPAATELASDLHWLDGMVLIIIALITVLVTGLLIYAMIRFNRKSNPNPAKFTHNSPVEVAWTIVPILILVFIGAFSLPVLFKQQEIPEADINIKVTGYQWYWGYEYTDHEFGFESFMIGEGKVLNDEVIAELEEAGYSRDEFKLATDTAVVVPIGKTIVMQVTGADVIHSWTIPAFGVKQDAVPGRLAQLWFKAEREGIYFGQCSELCGKDHAFMPITVKVVSQEAYDEWLKGAIEEYASLPVQDAYKVASAQ, from the coding sequence ATGCGATACATTTCCACTCTGCTGGCCGCGATGGCGGCATTTACCGCCTTTCCCGCGCTGGCGCAGGACAAGTTAGAGATCGTGGGCAAACCTACGCCGGGCGGCATAGGCTTTCAGCCTGCAGCGACAGAGCTGGCCAGCGATCTTCACTGGCTGGACGGTATGGTGCTGATCATCATCGCGCTCATCACTGTCCTCGTTACAGGGTTGCTGATCTATGCGATGATCCGTTTCAACCGCAAGTCTAACCCCAACCCGGCCAAATTCACCCACAACTCCCCGGTCGAGGTGGCGTGGACAATCGTCCCGATCCTGATTCTCGTCTTTATCGGTGCCTTCTCGCTGCCGGTTCTATTCAAGCAGCAGGAAATCCCTGAGGCGGACATCAATATCAAGGTGACCGGATACCAGTGGTACTGGGGTTACGAGTATACGGACCATGAATTCGGCTTTGAGAGCTTCATGATTGGCGAAGGCAAGGTCCTGAACGACGAAGTGATCGCCGAATTGGAAGAGGCTGGCTATAGCCGCGACGAGTTCAAGCTGGCCACCGATACCGCCGTTGTCGTGCCAATCGGCAAGACTATCGTGATGCAGGTCACTGGCGCGGACGTGATCCACAGCTGGACCATTCCGGCATTCGGCGTAAAGCAGGACGCTGTTCCAGGCCGCCTCGCGCAGCTTTGGTTCAAGGCCGAGCGTGAGGGCATCTATTTTGGCCAGTGCAGCGAACTCTGCGGCAAGGATCACGCCTTTATGCCGATCACAGTCAAGGTCGTCAGCCAAGAGGCCTATGACGAATGGCTGAAGGGTGCGATCGAAGAGTACGCCAGCCTGCCTGTGCAGGACGCCTACAAGGTCGCGTCGGCGCAGTAA
- a CDS encoding heme o synthase, with amino-acid sequence MSDASFDTSANKVGSAQPQDAEFSHFFALLKPRVMSLVVFTALVGLLAAPVSVHPIVGFTAILFIAIGGGASGALNMWWDADIDRIMKRTKGRPIPAGLITEGEAFGFGIALAGISVIMLGLATNLVAAGLLAFTIFFYVVIYSMWLKRWTPQNIVIGGAAGAFPPMIGWAAATGSVSIESVLMFALIFMWTPPHFWALALFMKSDYDEAGVPMLTSTHGRRVTRNHILVYTILLVPVSFALAFTSIGGPAYLIAAVLLNALFLRGAWRIWRRDEVAADADGYATEKTVFKHSLYYLFGLFVAILIDACLRSYDLLGAGPFGVSGL; translated from the coding sequence ATGAGCGACGCAAGCTTTGACACCAGCGCAAACAAGGTCGGGTCTGCACAGCCGCAGGACGCCGAGTTCTCGCATTTCTTCGCGCTGCTAAAGCCGCGCGTCATGTCGCTGGTGGTCTTTACCGCGCTTGTTGGCTTGTTGGCCGCGCCGGTGTCCGTTCACCCAATCGTCGGTTTCACGGCAATCTTGTTCATCGCCATCGGCGGCGGCGCGTCGGGCGCGCTGAATATGTGGTGGGACGCCGATATCGACCGCATTATGAAACGCACCAAAGGCAGGCCCATCCCCGCCGGCCTCATCACCGAAGGCGAAGCCTTTGGCTTTGGCATCGCGCTAGCAGGAATTTCGGTGATCATGCTGGGGCTTGCGACCAATCTGGTCGCTGCTGGCCTGCTGGCCTTCACCATCTTTTTTTACGTCGTAATCTACTCCATGTGGCTCAAGCGGTGGACCCCGCAGAACATCGTGATCGGCGGCGCCGCCGGCGCATTTCCCCCGATGATTGGCTGGGCGGCAGCAACGGGTAGCGTGTCTATCGAGTCGGTTCTGATGTTTGCGCTCATCTTTATGTGGACGCCGCCGCATTTCTGGGCGCTGGCCCTCTTTATGAAGTCGGACTATGACGAGGCGGGCGTGCCGATGCTGACCTCGACCCATGGCCGCCGCGTGACGCGCAATCATATCCTTGTCTACACGATCCTGCTGGTCCCGGTGTCCTTCGCACTTGCCTTCACGTCGATCGGTGGACCTGCCTACCTGATCGCCGCCGTGCTGCTGAACGCGCTCTTTCTGCGCGGTGCGTGGCGCATCTGGCGCCGGGATGAAGTCGCGGCGGACGCGGACGGATACGCCACCGAAAAGACGGTGTTCAAACACTCGCTCTACTATCTCTTTGGTCTTTTTGTCGCGATTCTGATCGACGCCTGCCTGCGCAGTTATGACCTGCTTGGCGCTGGTCCGTTTGGCGTCTCGGGGCTCTGA
- the thrC gene encoding threonine synthase produces MKYVSTRGRAPVLTFEEAMLTGLARDGGLYLPETIPQMAHAEIAALAGISYEEAAFRVMRPFIGDAFTDAEFEDIIARAYAGFAHAARAPLVQLASGHHLLELFHGPTLAFKDFAMQLIGQLFEASLKRSGQRVCIVGATSGDTGSAAIDAFRGLDMVDVFILYPNGRVSEVQRRQMSTATESNVHALAMTGHFDDCQARVKDMFNDFAFRDEVGLAGVNSINWARVLAQVVYFFTSAVALGAPHRKVSFTVPTGNFGDVFAGYIARRMGLPIDRLVVATNQNDILHRCLSGDGYVPDGVIPSISPSMDIQVSSNFERALFEAYGRDAGATAQLMDELKAGGFAVSQGALEALRESFDSGRCDEEQTRATIRRTWNETGELLCPHSAVGVHVAEEHLTPDVPMITLATAHPAKFPAAVEEASGQHPPLPPHMADLYEREERITEVDNDLGAIEALIKERTLH; encoded by the coding sequence ATGAAATATGTATCGACGCGGGGGAGGGCCCCGGTACTGACATTTGAAGAGGCGATGCTGACCGGCCTCGCGCGCGATGGGGGGCTCTATTTACCCGAAACGATCCCGCAGATGGCGCATGCCGAAATCGCCGCGCTGGCGGGGATCAGCTATGAAGAGGCCGCCTTCCGCGTAATGCGCCCCTTTATCGGCGACGCGTTCACCGACGCCGAATTCGAAGATATCATCGCGCGCGCCTATGCCGGTTTTGCACATGCGGCCCGCGCACCACTCGTGCAACTGGCCTCTGGGCATCACCTGCTAGAGCTGTTCCACGGCCCCACGCTGGCGTTCAAGGATTTTGCGATGCAGCTGATCGGCCAGCTGTTTGAGGCATCGCTCAAGCGCAGCGGCCAGCGCGTTTGCATCGTCGGCGCGACCAGCGGCGACACGGGATCCGCAGCAATCGACGCGTTTCGCGGGCTGGATATGGTGGACGTGTTCATTCTCTATCCCAATGGCCGCGTGAGCGAGGTGCAGCGCCGACAGATGAGTACGGCGACCGAAAGCAATGTCCACGCCCTCGCAATGACTGGGCATTTCGACGACTGCCAAGCCCGCGTCAAAGATATGTTCAACGATTTCGCGTTCCGTGACGAGGTGGGTCTCGCCGGGGTTAACAGCATCAACTGGGCGCGTGTGCTGGCGCAGGTCGTCTATTTCTTTACGTCTGCCGTGGCGCTGGGCGCGCCGCATCGCAAGGTTAGCTTTACCGTGCCGACGGGCAATTTCGGCGATGTCTTTGCGGGTTATATCGCGCGCCGCATGGGCCTGCCGATTGACCGATTGGTTGTCGCGACGAACCAGAACGACATCCTGCATCGTTGCCTCAGCGGCGATGGCTATGTTCCAGACGGCGTAATTCCGTCGATCAGCCCGTCAATGGATATTCAAGTATCGTCCAACTTTGAACGCGCGCTTTTTGAGGCATACGGCCGCGACGCGGGCGCCACGGCGCAGTTGATGGACGAGTTGAAAGCAGGCGGCTTTGCCGTCAGCCAAGGCGCGCTGGAGGCGCTGCGCGAAAGTTTTGACTCAGGCCGCTGCGACGAAGAACAGACCCGCGCCACCATCCGGCGCACATGGAACGAGACAGGCGAACTGCTCTGCCCGCATAGTGCCGTAGGCGTTCACGTCGCCGAAGAGCATCTGACACCCGATGTTCCGATGATCACGCTAGCCACAGCGCACCCCGCCAAATTCCCCGCAGCGGTCGAGGAGGCCAGCGGCCAGCACCCCCCCTTGCCCCCGCATATGGCGGACCTGTATGAGCGCGAGGAACGAATTACCGAGGTAGACAATGACCTCGGCGCGATCGAAGCATTAATAAAAGAACGGACTCTGCATTGA
- a CDS encoding SURF1 family protein, whose protein sequence is MRRLVVPLLFGLLGAGVLISLGVWQLQRLTWKQAVLAQIDARVSAAPVAVPARPDPEGDKYLPVTANGVLGAPQLFVLVGAKELGAGYRLIQPFKIGGRRIMVDRGFVPLEAKDAPHSTGPAHLIGNLHWPDEVDGYTPAPDTERDIWFARDVPAMAEALNTEPVLLIVRQQISGPGEDITALPVDTASISNNHMQYAVTWFSLAVIWLTMTGYLIWRMTRAPRGRDLKGET, encoded by the coding sequence ATGCGGCGGCTGGTAGTGCCTTTGCTGTTTGGTTTGCTGGGCGCGGGCGTGCTGATATCGCTTGGCGTGTGGCAGCTACAACGCCTCACGTGGAAGCAAGCCGTGCTGGCCCAGATTGACGCGCGCGTATCTGCTGCGCCTGTGGCTGTCCCGGCCAGACCCGATCCAGAGGGCGACAAATACTTGCCCGTTACGGCAAATGGCGTGCTGGGCGCGCCTCAACTTTTCGTCCTCGTCGGGGCCAAGGAGTTGGGCGCCGGATATCGCTTGATCCAACCGTTTAAGATCGGCGGCCGCCGGATTATGGTGGATCGCGGCTTTGTCCCGCTTGAGGCCAAGGATGCGCCGCACAGCACCGGACCCGCGCACCTGATTGGCAATCTGCATTGGCCGGACGAGGTGGACGGCTACACACCCGCGCCGGATACTGAACGCGACATTTGGTTTGCCCGCGATGTCCCTGCGATGGCCGAAGCGCTAAACACTGAGCCTGTCCTGCTGATCGTTCGGCAGCAAATTAGCGGGCCGGGCGAGGATATTACCGCATTGCCGGTGGACACGGCTTCGATTTCGAACAATCACATGCAGTACGCGGTGACTTGGTTTTCACTTGCCGTCATCTGGCTGACGATGACCGGATATCTGATCTGGCGCATGACACGGGCCCCGCGTGGCCGCGATCTGAAAGGTGAGACATGA
- a CDS encoding cytochrome c oxidase assembly protein, translated as MAKMTDTKKTVIQLSCVVVTMGALAWASVPFYNWFCRVTGFGGVTGVAQGDSDVILDKMIKVRFDGSLDRGMPWEFKPMQREMELRIGETGLAFFEAYNPTDHPIAGQAAYNVTPYEAGGFFEKIECFCFTEQVLQPGERVEMPVTFYVDPEIVSDRDAKYTHTITLSYTFYEIDLPDQQAALAPDAETVRTVN; from the coding sequence ATGGCGAAAATGACTGACACTAAAAAGACAGTGATCCAGTTGAGCTGTGTCGTCGTGACGATGGGCGCGCTCGCTTGGGCCTCTGTCCCGTTCTACAACTGGTTCTGCCGGGTAACAGGCTTTGGCGGTGTGACGGGCGTGGCCCAAGGGGATTCGGACGTCATCTTGGACAAAATGATCAAGGTACGTTTTGACGGCAGCCTTGATCGCGGCATGCCGTGGGAATTCAAACCGATGCAGCGCGAAATGGAGCTACGCATCGGAGAGACCGGCCTTGCCTTTTTCGAGGCATACAACCCTACCGATCACCCTATCGCCGGGCAGGCTGCCTACAACGTAACGCCCTATGAGGCTGGCGGTTTCTTTGAAAAGATCGAGTGTTTTTGCTTTACCGAGCAGGTGCTGCAACCGGGCGAGCGGGTAGAGATGCCAGTGACATTTTATGTCGATCCCGAGATTGTCAGCGATCGCGATGCGAAATACACCCACACGATCACGCTGTCCTACACATTCTACGAGATCGACCTGCCTGATCAGCAAGCCGCACTTGCACCAGACGCTGAAACGGTTAGAACCGTAAATTAA
- a CDS encoding extracellular solute-binding protein: MIRKTAARLVAATALAAIGTAAMAAEVNVYSSRHYDSDDALYAEFTKETGIKVNRIEGKADELIARLEAEGDNSPADVLITVDAGRMARAEEAGVLQAYPSAVIDKAVPAHLRHPDDLWFGVSQRARIIFYAKDRVENPPRTYEELADPKFKGQICIRSSSNVYNQSLLASIIEADGAVEAKEWAAGVVANMARAPQGGDTDQLLGIVSGECDIAVANHYYFLRGFDSDVEGLTAGIDNIGWVWPNQSGRGAHLNLTAAAMAKSAPHPEEAKTLLEFLTGDFAQHHFANQNNEYPAVPGVGLDVDTARLGFFIPDTQTPTSAFSANAKEAQAIFNEVDWQ, encoded by the coding sequence ATGATACGTAAAACTGCTGCACGTCTGGTCGCTGCTACTGCACTCGCGGCCATCGGCACAGCGGCCATGGCCGCCGAGGTTAACGTCTACTCCTCTCGCCATTACGATAGCGACGATGCCCTTTACGCCGAATTTACAAAGGAAACCGGCATCAAGGTGAACCGCATTGAGGGCAAGGCGGATGAGCTGATCGCGCGGCTGGAGGCAGAAGGCGACAACAGCCCCGCGGACGTGCTGATCACCGTGGACGCCGGCCGGATGGCCCGCGCCGAAGAGGCAGGCGTGCTGCAGGCCTATCCTTCGGCCGTAATCGACAAAGCTGTGCCCGCGCATCTGCGCCACCCTGACGATCTGTGGTTCGGCGTCAGCCAACGTGCGCGCATCATTTTCTACGCCAAGGACCGCGTCGAAAACCCGCCCCGCACTTATGAGGAATTGGCAGATCCTAAATTCAAGGGCCAGATCTGCATACGCTCTTCCTCCAACGTCTATAATCAATCGTTGTTGGCCTCGATTATCGAGGCGGACGGCGCGGTCGAGGCCAAGGAATGGGCCGCAGGCGTGGTCGCTAACATGGCACGCGCGCCCCAAGGCGGCGATACTGACCAACTGCTGGGCATCGTGTCGGGTGAGTGCGATATCGCGGTCGCCAACCACTATTACTTCTTGCGCGGGTTCGATTCAGACGTAGAGGGCCTGACCGCGGGCATCGACAATATTGGCTGGGTCTGGCCCAATCAAAGCGGGCGCGGCGCGCACCTCAATCTGACCGCCGCCGCGATGGCCAAATCGGCCCCTCACCCCGAAGAAGCAAAGACGCTGTTGGAATTCCTGACCGGCGACTTCGCGCAGCATCACTTTGCCAACCAGAATAACGAGTATCCTGCCGTGCCGGGTGTCGGCCTCGATGTCGATACCGCGCGTTTGGGCTTCTTTATTCCCGACACGCAGACGCCAACCTCGGCCTTTTCGGCAAATGCCAAAGAAGCGCAGGCGATCTTTAACGAGGTGGACTGGCAGTAA
- a CDS encoding GNAT family N-acetyltransferase: MLLPRRKVRIETERMSLRQPVMTDFRDWAHLRRTSADFLTPWEPTWADDHLSRKGFTNRVYWAQRSINAGTALPLFLIRREDDRLLGAITMDNVRRGPSQSGTLGYWIGENHARQGYMREAIPAMVHYAFDRLDLSRIEAACLPSNTASRGLLEKCGFKYEGVAQSYLQIEGRWRTHVLYAALRHDRRGRSDAGL; this comes from the coding sequence ATGCTGCTGCCGCGGCGCAAGGTCCGTATCGAGACGGAGCGGATGAGCCTGCGCCAGCCGGTGATGACCGATTTCCGCGATTGGGCGCATCTGCGCCGGACCTCGGCGGATTTCCTCACCCCGTGGGAGCCGACATGGGCCGACGATCACCTGTCGCGCAAGGGTTTTACCAACCGCGTTTACTGGGCGCAGCGCAGTATTAATGCCGGCACCGCGCTGCCGCTGTTTCTGATCCGCCGCGAGGATGACCGCCTGCTCGGTGCAATCACGATGGACAATGTTCGGCGCGGGCCTAGTCAGTCGGGTACACTGGGCTACTGGATCGGTGAAAACCATGCACGCCAGGGCTATATGCGCGAGGCGATCCCGGCGATGGTGCACTACGCCTTTGACCGCTTGGATCTGAGCCGGATTGAGGCAGCCTGCCTGCCGTCCAACACCGCGTCGCGCGGATTGCTGGAAAAATGCGGCTTTAAATACGAGGGTGTCGCGCAGAGCTATCTCCAGATTGAGGGGCGCTGGCGCACGCATGTTCTATACGCGGCTTTGCGCCATGACCGGCGCGGTCGCAGTGATGCTGGGCTATAG
- a CDS encoding cytochrome c oxidase subunit 3 codes for MAHEKNHDYHILTPSLWPLLGAIAAFVMLFGAVLWMSPHVEANQPWVFLIGFVGVLYTMYGWWAETVAENQAGDHTPVVRIGLRYGFIMFIMSEVMFFAAWFWSFFKHALYPMGELSPGIDGVWPPVGIETFDPWHLPLINTLILLCSGAAATWAHHALVHENNREDMKKGLAIAVVLGILFTGFQMYEYSHAAFGFSGNIYGANFFMATGFHGFHVVIGTIFLFICLLRTMRGHFTPDNHIGFEAAAWYWHFVDVVWLFLFASIYIWGS; via the coding sequence ATGGCACATGAAAAGAACCACGACTATCACATCCTGACCCCGTCGCTCTGGCCACTTTTGGGTGCGATAGCAGCATTTGTCATGCTTTTTGGCGCCGTCCTGTGGATGTCGCCGCATGTTGAGGCAAACCAGCCTTGGGTCTTTCTGATCGGCTTTGTCGGCGTTCTCTATACGATGTACGGCTGGTGGGCCGAAACAGTGGCCGAAAATCAGGCTGGCGATCATACGCCGGTCGTGCGGATTGGTCTGCGCTACGGCTTCATTATGTTCATCATGTCCGAAGTCATGTTCTTTGCCGCTTGGTTCTGGAGCTTTTTCAAGCATGCACTCTACCCGATGGGCGAACTGTCCCCCGGCATTGACGGCGTTTGGCCGCCTGTCGGGATCGAGACATTCGATCCGTGGCACCTGCCGCTGATCAACACCCTTATCTTGCTATGCTCGGGCGCCGCCGCGACTTGGGCGCACCATGCATTGGTGCACGAGAATAACCGCGAAGACATGAAAAAGGGTCTGGCGATTGCTGTTGTGCTGGGCATTTTGTTCACCGGCTTTCAGATGTACGAATATAGCCATGCGGCCTTCGGATTTTCCGGTAACATCTATGGCGCCAACTTCTTCATGGCGACAGGCTTCCACGGCTTTCACGTAGTCATCGGGACGATCTTTTTATTCATCTGCTTGCTGCGCACGATGCGCGGCCACTTCACCCCCGACAACCATATCGGATTCGAGGCGGCAGCTTGGTACTGGCACTTTGTCGACGTAGTTTGGCTGTTCCTCTTTGCGTCGATCTACATCTGGGGCTCATAA
- a CDS encoding M16 family metallopeptidase yields MSVNLTTLSNGFRIVTESMPGLESAAIGVWVLAGARDELPQQNGIAHFLEHMAFKGTGRRNALQIAEAIEDVGGYINAYTSREVTAYYARVLKDDVPLALDVVADILRNSIFDLSEIETERGVILQEIGQALDTPDDIIFDWLQEKAYPDHPLGRAILGQQEGVARFSRDDLTGFVDQHYRPGQMVLSAAGAVDHDALVKAAEQMFGDMPAGNAPIAPRAQFRGGESRTIKTLEQAHMALAFESPDYGDPAIHAAQIYATALGGSMSSRLFQEIREKRGLCYTIYAQAGAYADTGMMTIYAGTSGDSMAGLAEITIDEMKRAASDMRPDEIERARAQMKAGLLMGLESPSNRAERLARMIQIWGRVPGLEEVVEKIDAVTLADVRNLAEKTAAEAPAALALYGPVQDAPTLEALQIRRAA; encoded by the coding sequence TTGAGCGTAAATCTTACGACACTATCCAACGGATTTCGCATCGTGACTGAGTCGATGCCGGGGCTGGAATCTGCGGCCATCGGGGTGTGGGTTCTGGCTGGCGCGCGAGACGAGTTGCCACAGCAAAACGGCATCGCGCATTTTCTAGAGCATATGGCGTTCAAGGGGACGGGGCGGCGCAATGCCCTGCAGATCGCTGAGGCGATTGAGGATGTGGGCGGCTATATAAACGCCTATACCAGCCGCGAAGTTACCGCATATTACGCGCGCGTATTAAAAGACGACGTGCCTCTGGCGCTGGATGTCGTGGCCGATATTCTGCGCAATTCGATCTTTGATTTGTCCGAGATCGAAACGGAGCGCGGCGTGATCTTGCAAGAGATCGGTCAGGCGCTGGATACGCCTGACGACATTATCTTCGACTGGTTGCAGGAAAAGGCGTATCCAGATCATCCCCTCGGGCGCGCCATTCTGGGCCAGCAAGAGGGCGTCGCGCGTTTCAGCCGCGATGATCTGACCGGCTTTGTCGATCAGCATTACCGTCCCGGCCAAATGGTGCTGTCGGCGGCGGGCGCTGTCGATCACGACGCGCTGGTCAAGGCAGCCGAGCAAATGTTTGGCGATATGCCCGCCGGTAATGCCCCGATCGCGCCGCGCGCTCAGTTTCGCGGCGGCGAGAGCCGGACGATCAAGACGCTTGAGCAGGCGCATATGGCGCTCGCGTTCGAATCGCCTGACTACGGCGATCCGGCGATTCACGCGGCCCAAATTTATGCGACCGCGCTTGGCGGCAGTATGTCATCCCGCCTCTTTCAAGAGATTCGCGAGAAGAGGGGGCTTTGCTATACGATCTACGCGCAGGCCGGCGCTTATGCCGATACCGGGATGATGACCATCTATGCGGGCACGTCCGGTGATTCCATGGCCGGCCTTGCCGAAATCACCATCGACGAGATGAAGCGCGCCGCGAGCGACATGCGCCCTGACGAAATTGAGCGCGCCCGCGCCCAGATGAAAGCGGGCCTGCTGATGGGACTGGAAAGCCCCAGCAACCGGGCCGAGCGGCTGGCGCGCATGATCCAGATCTGGGGCCGCGTGCCCGGGCTGGAGGAGGTTGTCGAAAAGATCGACGCAGTGACGCTGGCCGACGTGCGCAATCTGGCCGAGAAGACGGCGGCAGAGGCACCGGCCGCGCTGGCGCTATACGGTCCGGTTCAGGATGCCCCGACGCTGGAGGCACTTCAGATTCGGCGCGCCGCGTGA
- a CDS encoding FAD-binding oxidoreductase codes for MTQKASNSDFLERLKSALPAPALRDIAPHYLEEPRGRWQGHACAVIAPATVEEAAAAIRLAADAGVPVIPYGGGTGLVGGQVASGGLAPLVISLERMTRVREIYPDENVMIVEAGAILSDVHDAAEAVDRLFPLSIAAKGSARIGGLLATNAGGVNVLRYGNARDLCLGLEAVMPDGSIWHGLKRLRKDNTGYDLRNLLIGSEGTLALITAASLKLAPRPAGEGTALMVVDGPAAALKLLAMARDHMGEGVSAFELMHRQCLSFLAETMPQVRQPFTDFPEWFVLVDVGLARGLDPAEALEALFGDAAEAGLVTDGLIAQSEGQRAEFWSVRESVPEANRHIGAVSSHDVSLPLGAVAEFIEQAGQAIAALGDFRINCFGHLGDGNLHYNVFPVPGRRREDHEDQRDAIKRAVHDLVDAMGGSVSAEHGIGRFKVDDLERYGDPTKLAAMRAIKAALDPRGIMNPGAVLKI; via the coding sequence ATGACCCAAAAAGCATCCAATTCTGACTTTCTTGAGCGCCTGAAATCCGCGCTGCCTGCACCCGCCCTGCGCGACATTGCGCCCCACTATCTGGAGGAGCCGCGCGGACGTTGGCAAGGCCACGCCTGCGCCGTCATTGCGCCCGCCACGGTTGAGGAGGCAGCAGCAGCGATTCGGCTGGCCGCCGATGCCGGTGTGCCGGTCATTCCCTATGGCGGCGGCACCGGGCTGGTCGGCGGGCAGGTCGCAAGTGGCGGCCTCGCGCCGCTGGTCATCAGCCTTGAGCGGATGACGCGTGTGCGCGAAATCTATCCCGACGAGAATGTGATGATCGTCGAGGCTGGCGCGATCCTGTCGGATGTGCATGACGCCGCAGAGGCGGTGGACCGCCTTTTTCCGCTGAGTATCGCGGCCAAAGGCAGTGCGCGCATTGGCGGGCTGTTGGCGACCAATGCGGGCGGCGTTAACGTGCTGCGCTATGGCAACGCGCGCGACCTATGTCTGGGGCTGGAGGCGGTTATGCCCGATGGCAGCATTTGGCATGGGCTGAAGCGGCTGCGTAAGGACAACACCGGATACGATCTGCGCAACTTGCTGATTGGTTCAGAGGGGACGCTGGCGCTGATCACCGCCGCGTCGCTGAAACTGGCGCCGCGCCCGGCGGGCGAGGGCACTGCGCTGATGGTGGTGGATGGCCCTGCCGCCGCGCTCAAGCTGCTGGCTATGGCCCGCGATCACATGGGCGAGGGCGTCAGCGCGTTCGAGTTGATGCACCGCCAATGCCTTAGTTTCCTGGCAGAGACGATGCCGCAGGTGCGCCAGCCCTTTACGGATTTTCCCGAATGGTTTGTGCTGGTCGACGTCGGCCTCGCGCGGGGGCTGGACCCGGCCGAGGCGCTGGAGGCGCTCTTTGGCGACGCGGCGGAGGCCGGGCTGGTCACGGATGGGCTGATCGCGCAGTCGGAAGGCCAGCGCGCCGAGTTCTGGAGCGTTCGCGAATCGGTGCCCGAAGCAAACCGCCATATCGGTGCCGTCAGTTCGCATGACGTGTCGCTACCGTTGGGCGCGGTGGCCGAATTTATCGAGCAGGCCGGACAGGCAATCGCCGCCTTGGGCGATTTCCGCATCAATTGCTTTGGGCATTTGGGTGACGGAAATCTGCACTATAACGTGTTCCCGGTGCCGGGCCGCCGCCGCGAGGATCACGAGGATCAGCGTGACGCAATCAAAAGGGCTGTGCACGATCTGGTGGATGCGATGGGCGGATCGGTCAGTGCAGAGCATGGCATTGGCCGGTTCAAGGTGGACGATCTGGAGCGGTATGGCGATCCTACCAAGCTGGCGGCGATGCGCGCTATCAAAGCGGCGTTGGACCCGCGCGGGATTATGAATCCTGGGGCGGTTCTAAAGATCTGA